The following nucleotide sequence is from Mucilaginibacter sp. cycad4.
ATTAAAGGAATTTTTGAAAATCACTTACGGTAAATAAGTTCATTAAAGCCGGTTGCACGTAATAAACGATGGACAGGCTTAAATAACTGGTCGTTTTTTTATCACCTGCTTAGGGGGCACGACCAGATATGCGAATAAGGTAAAGGCTGTTATGATATTCTGTTAACAGCCTTTTCTCTTTTAAGAAACACTATTCGAGAGCTAACCGGTTAGTCTGAGAATCAGTGCTGCAGTGCCCTATTATTATCCATTTTATTAAGTCAAATTTCCAGCGCCTTCGTGCTTTACAACGGTAAATTTGATTATCTAATTCTCTCGTAATTTACGTTAAAACGTTCTATCATTACCCACTTTTGTATCATTATAGCAACAGTAATAAGCAGAGATTTGCCATTGAATTAAAAGAACATAAACAATGGCAAAAACAATTTTTATAACCGGCGCATCCCGCGGCCTGGGCCGTATATGGGCAGAAGCATTTTTAAAACGTGGAGATCAGGTGGTCGTAGCAGTAAGAAACCCGGATACTTTAAGCGAACTTTCTAAACAATATGCTTCAACATTCCTGGCCCTGAGGCTGGATGTGACAGACAAGGAAGCATGCTTTACAGCCGTCGCAAAAGCAAAAGCTCATTTTGGCACTATCGACGTATTGATCAATAATGCAGGCTACGGTCACACCGGGGCCATAGAAGAATTGGAAGAACAGGAGATCCGTACACAATTTGAAACCAATGTTTATGGTTTGCTTTGGGTGACCCAAGCCGTTATCCCGATCATGCGTGAACAAAAAGCCGGTCATATCATCCAGGTGTCAAGTGCGTTAGGGCTGCTCGCTTTCCCTACTTTAGGTCTTTACAGTGCATCCAAATTTGCGGTTGAGGGAATCAGTGAAGCCCTGGCAGCTGAAGTTGGCGGCTTCGGTATTAAGGTAAGCATACTGGAACCTAATGGTTTCATGACCGACTTTGCTACAACCTCCGGAATGCAAAGCAAACCGTTGGCTTTTTATGATGATGTCAGAGCCGGCCTTGCTGCCGGTAACAAAGCAGAGGACTGGGGCGTGCCGGAAGCAACAGCAGAGGCCGTCCTGAAGTTGGTTGATGCAGAAAACCCTCCATTGAGGCTGATCCTTGGCCGGGTTGGTATCCAGTGGATCAAGCACGTGTACGACCAACGGATGACAACCTGGGAAGAATGGCAGGACGTTTCTGTTGCCGCACAGGGGAATTAAAACCTTATATTAGCAGTATCCGGTTATAAGGATACTGCTTTGTCTTTCAAAAGCAAACTATGAACCACTTCGATAAAATAAGCAGTTTTAGCAAAGCCATCGGAATCAAAGCACCGGAACATCCGCTGTTCAGCATTTCTTTCGGTAATAAAGATGAGTGCGGAGGCGATGACATAGAATTCTCTGCTGATTTCTTTATTATTTCTTTTCAGCAATTGGAATCAGGAAACATTACGCACGGCAGAACAAAATTTGACCATGACCGGGGCAAGCTATTATTCGTCAAACCGCGGCAGACGGTCACCTTCAAAAATATAAAGTTAAAGGAAGAATGCTTTTTGATATTGATCCACGAAGATTTCCTGGCGGGCGCTGCGCTTCATCACGAAATTAAGAAG
It contains:
- a CDS encoding SDR family NAD(P)-dependent oxidoreductase: MAKTIFITGASRGLGRIWAEAFLKRGDQVVVAVRNPDTLSELSKQYASTFLALRLDVTDKEACFTAVAKAKAHFGTIDVLINNAGYGHTGAIEELEEQEIRTQFETNVYGLLWVTQAVIPIMREQKAGHIIQVSSALGLLAFPTLGLYSASKFAVEGISEALAAEVGGFGIKVSILEPNGFMTDFATTSGMQSKPLAFYDDVRAGLAAGNKAEDWGVPEATAEAVLKLVDAENPPLRLILGRVGIQWIKHVYDQRMTTWEEWQDVSVAAQGN